From a single Budorcas taxicolor isolate Tak-1 chromosome X, Takin1.1, whole genome shotgun sequence genomic region:
- the LOC128069660 gene encoding 60S ribosomal protein L31-like — protein MAPTKKGSKKKGPSAIDKVVNREYTINVHKHIYRVSSRSMPLRHSNKSRNLSSRKPKEDEDSPNTLYTLVTYVPVATFKNLQTINVDENY, from the exons ATGGCTCCCACAAAGAAGGGCAGCAAGAAGAAGGGCCCATCTGCCATCGACAAGGTGGTAAACAGAGAATACACTATCAATGTTCACAAGCACATCTATAGAGTGAGTTCAAGAAGCATGCCCCTTAGGCACTCAAACAAATCCAGAAATTTGTCATCAAG AAAACCTAAGGAAGATGAAGATTCACCAAACACGCTCTACACATTGGTTACCTATGTACCTGTTGCCACTTTCAAAAATCTACAGACAATTAATGTGGATGAGAACTACTGA